One Glycine soja cultivar W05 chromosome 7, ASM419377v2, whole genome shotgun sequence genomic window, TGTGTCTGCTCTATAATCTTGCTCATGTTATATCTCACGTCTTGGAAGTTAGTTACTCTGCAATATTCTTGTTCTAATTCTCCTGTGGCTAGGAAGTTAGTCATTTGGAATGTGGAATAAGGACAGGAATGTAATACGCCACTCAAGGAAAGCTTTGGAGTTATTATATACTATTAAAAAACTATGTATTGACCAATATATTTCTTGCATTTACTTCTTAAAAGAGAGCTTGTTCCCTAATGGATAGACTTTGCTGATAGTCTAaagccaaaataaatatttagttaaatattacACAATTGATTTCTCATTCCCATCTCCATGGCCCCACCATGTTCTAAACtatctttaataaatatttactatatCAGATGTATCCTCTCCAGTCTCCACAGCCCCACCTCCTTTTTTACCTTCCCCTACAAGATACATAAGCTCAGTTTGGTCTTTACTTGTCGTAGTCTCTTCCTAAACCATTATTTGCCTTTCTTAGTTTAGAAAGATGTTGATGCTATTAGAGAATTTGCTTGGAAATGTCCTAGGCTTCCTGTGTGTCTCTTAATCGCTCTGCCTGCCAATGATCTGGTTTTGCTCCAAATTGCCAGCCATAGGTTTATTTTACTTGTTATTTGTGAAGTGTTGGCCTTCTACATTCCGGATGATCCTTAGAGGaacattttcatcttttgaGAAGGTGGAGCCAACTGTTTCTGAAATGTTCAAAGAAGGTGAATGGGGGTTCTGGAAAATGCCACAAAACAGAGGAGTCCTTCACATATTTGCTTCCTCTTGATTCAATTAATTGTTTTGTATCTTGAACAaattgcttttattttactGTACTTAACCAGTTTTCATCTTGCTTGCAATATTCAAAAATTTTGCTCTTGCTTTTCCTCTGTTTGACTTTAGAAGTATGTCTGTTCAAGTTTCATGGTGCCTTTTAAGGTGTGGCCATTTCTAAAAAGTTCAAGTTCATTTGATAGTGCTTTCTCATAGAACCTAATATTTCTTATCGTTAAATAATTTTCTAACAATAAGTTCATTTGATAGTGCTTTCTCATAGAACCTAATAtaatcctttttgttttttggggtGGGGGTTATGTCTCTTTAAGCCAACTTATTAACATAGTACTTGGGGAATCCATTTTTGCTCATTTATTACTTTGTGAGTTGATGGGGAAGacatcttttttcttcttttcttatttgcaatcaaaattgaatgattgaatcaGGTTATAAATTAATCTGTTGTTTGTAAATTATTGTTAATGGATGCTAAAACAATTTAACTTCTCTAAATGGCctaattgattatgttgtgTCCATCAGGTAACATATCACTTTTTTCACTGGAAGAAAGGAACTCCATTTGCAGAGGACCAAGGGATCTACAATAGATTGACTTGGTGGGAGCAGGTAGACAATGGAAAGCAGCTTACTCGTAACAGGAAGTTTCTCACAGTTGTTCCTTTGGTGCTGTAAGTTCTCTAATTTGCATGCCATCATTTTTATATACAAAGGTATCTGCTTCTAGTGATGTCATAGAGTCTATGAAAGTGTGCGTGTGTGCGTGCACCCTTGTTATataaatatcaacatcattCATTAAAATATTGTCTACACTGAATCACTGATGTGGACAAATGTTTGTCATTCTTGGTAGTGTTATTAATAACATGCATTCTTTTAGTGCTAGAACTAGCAAATGAATGTTGTGTTTATGTGTGGAAACCATGAATAACAACTTATCCAATTGATAGTTGTCAATAGTTCCAATTAGTGGCACTATTGCAGAATTGTATTGTGGAGCGACTTGGAGCATGCTGCAAAAATTGAATAGCATCACAGTTTGAGTTAGTGGCCATTGTAGCTGCGGTAGTGGACAAAATTGCTGAAAATCACTGATGGAGCAGGTGTTATTGGAGTGGATTGCAACAAGCCTATTTTTACTATGAATCAGCACCATTTAGGGCCGTTTTAGGATGTCAATTCTGGATTTTTCCCCCACCTTTGAATCAGAACTTAAAACCCTAGTTTCTCAGTCACGTGCATGCACTATTATGAAGTGGCACCCACTGTTCTCCTTTCCAACAAAAAACCCACTCTTCTCTAACAACACTTGTCATATCTACAACAATTTTTGGCCTTCCCTAGCCTCTGCACCCTCTGCTCTCCATATTTTTCCGGTTATCTCTGACCCCTGGCCATTTTCTGGCCAACTGTGACCTTTGCTGCTGTGCTCTGTTCTGTctgtgttattatgtttttaatctctCCAAAGCAGGTTTTTCATCACTGTCTTGTTAATCTCTTCTAAGTCTTAacctttaatttctttatttaattttaattggttaGAATGAAAGCCATCCCACTATCCTTCCATAACATGTTCATTGTTGGCCACTCTGCACTGCTTTTTGGGATTAACAACTATTgtccaatttaatatttttttttcaaaacatgtttTTTGGGGTATTGTATTGACTATTTATTGAATTAGACTcccttttctctcattttgtGAGCATGTGTGCTCGTTATCTTTGCAGAACATGCCACTCAGCTGTGATGAAGCTTAATAAGTTGCATGTATTTTTGGAATTCTGTTGTTTGTTTAGATGTTCACGATACTTGAAGGGTTATAAGTGTATGCTTCATAACAGTTGTATTATAACAATTCTACAAGCAATTActagaaaacatgaatctgtttcaaaaacaagaaaatataagaaaagaaaaagcaaagtAAAATTGCTACATATGAAAATTTCCCGCTTTATGATTTGTAGTAACTGTGGCCTTCCTAGAACTTCATCTATGTCATTGGATTGTATCTGAAATCAAGATTTGTTTCGCACTGCTCGAGTGACATTTGTTTCAGGAACAGGAAGAGTAAGGATTTTATTAGCTATTCAACGGAGAAGCCAAATCTTATATAGTTCTAATATATCTTTCATTCATATCCTAAAATATTATCTAGCCAGGGTTGTAAATCAATTGGTAGACTAGCTAATACTAAATGTCGTTTCCATAGGTTGTAAATGATAGAGTGAGAAAGTGATAACTGATAACAATGCTTTTAAGGACAATTTCCATCTTATTACTGTTTACATGGGTTACTGGTGTGGGGAACTTTTAAAGTGGTTTGAAGTTAGTATTTGATGCTCTCTTTGTGTGCCTATGTAACCTAGAAATTGGCTGTCATAGATGTCCAACAGCTTTATAttgtaacataaaaatattggatgcaaatataatttaagaagcctaagagaaatgaagaaaagaagtttaaacAAAACCCTCACAGAGAGACAGTGTAGTAAGCGCCAGAGAGGCCAAAAAGATGATAATTTACGTAGCAGATTTTTTTGCCTGAAGACATTCTTGAAAAGGACTGTATTTTGCATGCCAAATACTCCAGTGAACATTGTACATGAAAAACATTGCCTAGAGACATTTGGTTCAATTTAGTGCTACCAATATCCATGGAGTTGATCATAACTGATCCAGATCAAGTGcgcattttatttttgaagaaatttttttttggtggggGGGTAGGGGGTGGGGTAGCTTTTGAgggaaaaacaattattttcctAGAACTAATCATTTCCAAACATGCAATAAACGGGTGCACCCATCTTGTTTTTCAACAACTGAGAAGTTCAAAAGCAGTAGTTACTATTTATGGAAATGATTTGGGCCTCAGCAAGTGGATTGTATGTCAGCAGCTTTGATATGATTCAGATTCTCATGGAAACTGTCTCaaacttttaagaaaatttttacTGCACTTGTGTAAAAGTCAGTGTTCTGTGTTACTAAATATTGGGTTATAGAGAGTCAAAAAGAGTATAAGCTTAGTGTTGCATAGATGAGATTATTATAGTGGATGAGCAGAAAATCATGAGAAGATGAGATCATGAATGAATGTTTTAGATTGTTAGGGCTAACATCTATTGAGGAAAATATGGTAAAGATTAGAATCTCACCTTAGGTGGTTTGaccatgtgaaaaaaaaaaatggatttgcAGAGGATTTAGTTCTTGACATAACACAATGATTTTGTTTAATCCGTAGCTGACCCTACTTAGTGGGGAAGTTGTTGTAAGGTTGTCTAACTTGAGAGCTTAGGTAAAACTAAACTCACGAGCTAGTAAAAGCTCACatgcttttaaaatttattttaaaatatatatgaataatgaTAATAACCAAACATAATTAAGTAACATActtcataattaatattaaaattaagactTTTTGACAAAATAAGGCTTTATTCAAAATGCAACTAGACAACTAATTTGTAATTGTATCTTGAAGATGAGAAGCACCACAATACttgatattttaaagaaattttgtatattttgaagGTTAGATAGACTATAGTTAGAATTTTAAAACTCAATAGTTATTTACTgccttcttttttgttcttttgctCATTGTCAGGTACTTGATAGCCTCACACACAACAGACTATCAGAATCCAATGCTGCTCTTCAACACTGTTGCAGTGATTGTGCTGGTTGTTGCAAAGTTCCCCCACATGCACAAGGTCAGGATATTTGGAATCAATGCTGATAAGTGACATGTTGCATGTGTCCGTGACACTTGGCTACCACCACCACCTACCTGCTCAAGAGCCTCTTGTCCTTTTGTTCTGGAGAAAAGGTCACACCTTTGTATAGAAGGCAGAACTGGAAGGATACTCAAGTAATGTTTTGTTGCCAACTGCTTCTAAGGtattattaaacaaataaatatgttGAGTTTTTTTCTGTACAGTGGAAAAGTATATGTATCGGATTATATCGGTGCTTTTAAAATGTACCTTTTCTAgcctttttttccctttatttgaTGCCTTAGAACTGAGATATACAAGGATGATCCTTTCCGTTACCATTAAAATTCTATTGGgtataactttttcttttggaaATAAAAGTCCTTCTTTATATAACTCATAAAAGCATAAATTGAATACTTGCATTAGAGGTCACCTGAAATTTGAGAAGTCAAATGGTGAAGATTTTGCGGTGTCAGACAAGTTGAATGGTGCTATGGAAACTTGAAAACCAAGTCACGCTACGTTGGaattttaagcattttttttaagttgtcaTATCATCgtagtttatatatttaattgagttaagtttcttttacaatattttttcatattaattttttttatgaactcattatattaattttactgttatgaaaaattgaaaCTGAATGTATTTTGGAcccaaatataaatatttgcagcatgaTATCAGATTCTGCTTGAAAAGTGCACATGCTTATTTTGAGATTGTTTTATGAAAGCAAAAATATCCGTTTTTtctagaaataattattttgaattttttgtttaaaaacggTTCTACATGTAATCCAAGAAACTCTGGCTGGTCTCATACTAGCCACAAGAAATTGTTATATTCCatttttcttccctccttgattCAAATTTATCCACCtgcattttaaaagattaatttgatCCGCCTCTCTATTTTTTAGAGGATAAAATTATGCCTTATTCGTGATTTCAAGCCAGTTGATCTTCTATGGTGCATTTAAGATGTAAAGATGTTTTGGTTAATGTCTTGTGACAAAAGTTAACGTAGGATCCAATTAATTTATCAGTCTTATAAGGATGTATTATCTAATACCGTCTTTACATATAAAACCCTTTTAACTTgagattttttaagaaaacttattaatttaattaattatattaaattcattaataatattCGTTTTTCACCAAAGAGCAATTAACGTtcggagaaaaaaaatactacaattaATCAAGGATATTAtgagataaatataattaataaatcaaacaaTTGGAAGAGTGTCATCTAGAAAGAGACAGATAATTAATGCACTAGACAATTGGAAGAGAATTTTATATAGAGAGACATAGGTAGtacttaacaattaattttattacttattatatatagagagataCAAGTACTTCCAATTTCGTTTTGGTTCTtgccataaaaaaattgatgttattaatAGGAGATGATATGGTGCATTGACATttgtttcattcatttttttaaatgctttTACATCAACTAATTTTCATTGACTCTAAACACGACAAGATAGTTTGTGAGTAGTAATTTGTATTGGTACTCTTTACAAGGACAGGGAGTTACtgcataattttaatttgttgcataaaacatttgaacatTTGTATTATTTATCTCCATTAACTTTAGATTTTCTATCACTACCACAAAATTGAAACTCAGTATAAAAtcactaaagttttttttacgGTTGTTAAATTGTcagaaatttgaaaatgaaaatgcttACATCATGCATGCATTGTTGTCGAAGGATATTTTTGACAATGATGTGTGGTGAAAGCATCATGTGAtcgagaaaataaattaaatagtaacTTTCGTGTTTCCAAATGTTTTATACAACACGACCAAAATGATGCAACAAGTTATTGTAACTAAAAGGGTTGTTAACACGAATTGCTACTCACAAGCTATCTCATATATATTGTTCAAGAAGCGTGTTTGAACTATGCAACATCAACAACTCTTCAATTTAGGGTTAATGAGAATTAATTGACGTAAAATAAACAAcgcttaaaataaaatgaggaaggagatactgttgagaagaaaaagaaaagaaggaaacagGTAAGGGATAAGAGAAGAAAGGGGAGAGGAGTTTATAGGAAATTTTTTAAGAAGActttataggaattaaaaaaaaaaatacttatactaCTGGGACTAAAACAAGTGAGCATTATATCATGTGcctcttatttatatttacactaATCTCTTAACGAACATTGATGTAAATGTTAAAGAAATATatcaaagtaatatatatatatatatatatatatatatatatatatatatatatatatatatatatatatatatatatatatatatatatatgcaatatTTTGTGagtgttaatatatattttttaactatggTATTGGTTTGTTAAGTGTTGGGAACCGTAAACGTACACAAAATGAGTATTTTTCtgcataaattatttcatatctAAAAGTCAATCAGAATTTGAACTTTAgattatttgtttaataaataCAAATCACTGCCCGTTACATTAACcggtaaaaaatgttaatataatttgctttagaatttctcattatttattcGTTGACATCAAATAATTTCGATTAAGACTTGTGTGCCGTTTAATTGTTACTTTAATACATCttgagtttttaattaattatatttaacggACTGTATTTGTGCTGTAAAGTATAAACTACTCTGatacatttataaattatttatgtcaTCTGTTTCAAGATCGGTTATTCAATCGTggacaaaaaaacattttcattttcaaagatGAATTTACAccctaagaagaagaagaaaaagaataattaagagATTGGCGTAAGAAGAAGGCCAACACATGAGGAAAGGTATTTTGTTCCCCAATCGAGCTATCTCAGAGTGAAaaacacaacttttaaaaaaaaaatagtagctAATGACTCGTCCACATGTAAAGCCAAACCATTGACCTGGCCAGTGGAAGAAATAGTTTCCACTTGCCCCAAGGGAATGTTTGAGGGCCCCACTAAAATACCGAACGAAGTTATGCTTTTCAGAATTTTCTTAGTCCTTGCAAATAATACTATAATTAACAACAGGTGGATGGATCATGACATAGGAGACACTCATGGAATTGaagttttcaaattaaattaaactaaaagtgGATGACAATTACTATATTATTAGGTTAGTATATTTAGTTGGGGCAGGTAATCCAATTTTCAAGATTTGTCTAATTATATGGTCTTGctatattatatatagtatTACATGTAATTAACTATTTGCTTGTTTTATTAATTGTAGCTTGCATTAAAAAAGTGGGTGtgacattaattaatttctgaTTCAGCCAAAACACTGAGATCATAGAACACTCCCCTTGTCCTtccttttcagatttcttttaCTATAATTCCTCCGAATAATTCCACCAAAGTGCTTTCATAGTTGGAAGAATCTCAGATATGATAATGTAGACAACAAAGCTGACAGCCCACTAACTTTTGTACAGACAGAGATAGAAAAGAGTAGCTGAAAAGAGCACAAAGCAACTCAACCAAATTTATAGGTTACATTTACAAACTTAATTGGAACGCCTAATTAATTCTCTCTCCTTCATCACCCCAAAAGTCCTTAATTTGAACCAAACATTTGAAAATTCATACGTACTAATGAAGAAGATCTGCTAATTCTCATAGAAGAATTCAATTAATACAGGAATTGCATGTGCCATGGACAAAAACAGGTCTAATATTCACCTTTTctatgcctatatatatatatatatatatatatatataaattaaaaacaaccgAGATGAGAAGTAAATTCCCCACGTTCTCTGAAATAAAACAAAGTAATAATTAACCATGTGTGTCCTATTGTTAGTTTCTGAACAACTTCAGCTGCCAAATGATATCCATATtgtggaaagagaaaaaaataaaatagggaagatcaaaataaaagaagatatatatatatatatatatataaatgttattaatgcatgttctcttataattttcctttgtcctcccttttttttcttttctttcttaccaCGTTCCTTCACCAATCATTCCAGTCCAATAACCAGTTGAATTCCCTTGTTGTTCTTTATTGTGTTCCACTTGATCAGCACCTGCAGCAGCAGAAAGCTGCTTGACATCTCCAAAAGGGAACAAAAGTCTGCCACCACCCCTCTCTTGAATCTGATGATGATCATATGATCTATTTCCCATCCCATCAGCTGAAGAAAAGTTAAGACTAGGTTTAACTTCTTGCAtgggaaaccctgatgagtaaAGGGCATTGCTGTTTGTTGAGTTTGGCAtcaaggaagaagaaggagcATAAGGGTTCAAACCCCTAGATGCCATGCTTGACCTAAGTAGCTCAAGAGCTGAAAGAGAAGCTGGAGGAGCAGAACAAGAAGAAGAGGtttggtgatgatgatgagtgGTGGTGGTGTCACTGTTTTGCATCTCAACATAAGGTGGCATGCCATGATGGTACTTTTCCATAGCTGGGAAAGCCAGGTTGAGATCTTGGCCACCATGcattattttagggttttgtgAGGAGATAGCTGAGACTGATGAGAGGTTAATTGGTGGGTTTAGGTCTGGAACCtttggtgatgatgatgatgaagctgTCACAGAGAccttcttgttctttcttgaACCACCTCCAACTGGAACGTTTCTCAGAGACCCTCCTTCTGTCCAATACCTTCTACAAGTCTTGCAGAAGTATCTTGGCTGTGTGAGGCTGTAGTTGTTGTAATAACAGAACTTTGTGTTGGTTGAATTGCACCTTGGACAATTCAGTTGCTCTTGTGGCCTTGTTTTTTTCTCTAGAACTGGCCTTGCACATGAATTGGGAGCCATCCCCTCCATGACTACTCTCACAATAAGTCCAATATTGTCCTGAGAAACcccaaaagagagagagagagagagagagagacaggaCACCTATAGTTATAAGCTTTCATATGTGACAAGAATCTGTACAACATCAACAAGAAAGCCTTATCTCATTATGTGAGGTGAGTACATGTATTACACGACCACACTGATCGCCCCAGAATGATTAGAATCTATAccataacaaaaaatttcaagaggTATAGCTGGTGGTGATTTTATGTTTACATAAAAGATTGTTGAAGATCGTTAATTAACAACAAAAATCAAAGCAAGGTAGCAAGGCTTCCCACTAAGACaattataaagttttttaaaaaaatgtaaatgaatcaataatcaaataataataacaacaaatagtatcttttaattttttgtgctCTTTAACAAATGATCACACACGAGCAAAAAGGTAAAGCTAGtggaaggaaaaggaaaagcagtgcttttgctgataaaaaactTGCTTTGgtaggaaaagagagaagatggAATGTCAATATATGTGGACCTTGAAGTTACCATGAAGAtcttctcatatatatatatagctatctagaaaagaattaaatcaaagatACAAACAACTCTTAAATCTAGTGGAAGTTGATATTTTGTGTCAGCTTTTGAACAACCCAAAACCCAGAATAAATAACTCAGGATTGTGCTTCAAGGAAAAGACATGAGAAAAATCCACACCACCTTTGGCCAGTACAGCAGCTACAGCCATgaaaattcaaagaaaagaaagagaaaagcaaAGGTTgatttgagagagaaagagagagagagagagagagagagttcaCCTTGTCAATTTGTCTGCAACTGCTCCTTAGTGCAAGAAAGAATGTTTTGGTTCGTTTGTTGGGTGGCTTTATGCGTAGGCTTACTTTATGAATGCTACAAAGGAAAAGGAGAAAGCGAGAAGAGAAGTGTCTGGTTTGACTACATTATGAATATCTCTTCACACTAATGATCGATGTTTTTAGCCTTTAggactcacttttttttttaatgactaTAATGAGACCTATTATTTTTAGAATACTTACAAACACAATCCCATTCTCTTACACTTCAcatagttttttctttctttctatttttctctatattttCTGTCACATtacatattatttatctttttcgtCCCTCTACCCTAAAAATGGAGGAGACGTTTCAcaatttctcattatttataCGTTAAATCAAttgaaaggataaaaaattaatcaactattttatcacatataattttttatttaatgataatacataaaaaatgctCTAGTACATGTATGTACTGTTTATTCATTATTCTAGATTGGTTTCTTTTGatcttcttttttctgttttttgtgGGGGAATAATGAGTATGTACTACTGTGGTGGGTTTCAACTTTTCAAACGACATAAACTCTTATTGGCGGTTCAAATTGTCAAA contains:
- the LOC114418292 gene encoding ORM1-like protein 3, yielding MAKLYVKAVPPADLNRNTEWFTYPGVWTTYILILFFSWILVLSVFGCSPGIAWTIVNLAHFAVTYHFFHWKKGTPFAEDQGIYNRLTWWEQVDNGKQLTRNRKFLTVVPLVLYLIASHTTDYQNPMLLFNTVAVIVLVVAKFPHMHKVRIFGINADK
- the LOC114418293 gene encoding dof zinc finger protein DOF2.5-like, which translates into the protein MEGMAPNSCARPVLEKKTRPQEQLNCPRCNSTNTKFCYYNNYSLTQPRYFCKTCRRYWTEGGSLRNVPVGGGSRKNKKVSVTASSSSSPKVPDLNPPINLSSVSAISSQNPKIMHGGQDLNLAFPAMEKYHHGMPPYVEMQNSDTTTTHHHHQTSSSCSAPPASLSALELLRSSMASRGLNPYAPSSSLMPNSTNSNALYSSGFPMQEVKPSLNFSSADGMGNRSYDHHQIQERGGGRLLFPFGDVKQLSAAAGADQVEHNKEQQGNSTGYWTGMIGEGTW